In Balaenoptera acutorostrata chromosome 12, mBalAcu1.1, whole genome shotgun sequence, a single window of DNA contains:
- the NAT8 gene encoding LOW QUALITY PROTEIN: N-acetyltransferase 8 (The sequence of the model RefSeq protein was modified relative to this genomic sequence to represent the inferred CDS: inserted 5 bases in 3 codons; deleted 2 bases in 2 codons; substituted 3 bases at 3 genomic stop codons) — MAPYQIHKYQENYCKWVVGLFSKVMTEHLPTTFHHILKLPXTLVRLLAGPLALFLVSGSWVLAFVASXPLLAALRFLAKYPWIQFEIMSLHTDMSDITKSYFSEXGSCFWVVESEGQVMGMVGALPVKKPALWNEQLQLLHLRVALEHRGQGISKALVRTVXESAWDQGYSEVVLSTSTLQYSALALXKRLGFWKMGXFFFSTSYRLVAVPAIQFIYRLPSAQVSQALEQGGGL, encoded by the exons ATGGCTCCTTATCAAATCCACAAATACCAGGAAAATTATTGCAAATGGGTCGTGGGCTTGTTCTCCAAGGTGATGACCGAGCACCTTCCCACCACCTTCCACCACATCCTAAAGCTGCCCTGAACCCTTGTGCGCTTGCTTGCG GGGCCCCTTGCCCTATTCCTGGTCTCTGGCTCCTGGGTCCTGGCCTTCGTGGCCA CCCCCCTCCTTGCTGCCCTGAGGTTTCTTGCCAAATACCCCTGGATCCAGTTTGAGATCATGTCTTTGCACACAGACATGTCTGACATCACCAAATCCTACTTCAGTGA TGGCTCCTGCTTCTGGGTGGTTGAGTCTGAGGGGCAGGTGATGGGTATGGTGGGAGCGCTGCCTGTTAAGAAGCCCGCCCTGTGGAACGAGCAGTTGCAGCTGCTTCACCTACGTGTGGCCTTGGAGCACCGTGGTCAGGGGATAAGT AAAGCCCTGGTCAGGACTGT CGAGTCTGCGTGGGACCAGGGCTACAGCGAAGTGGTCCTCAGCACCAGCACACTGCAGTACTCTGCCCTGGCCCTTTAAAAGCGCCTCGGCTTCTGGAAGATGGGCTAGTTTTTCTTCTCCACAAGCTATAGGCTAGTTGCTGTCCCTGCAATTCAATTTATCTACCGTCTCCCCTCTGCTCAGGTCTCTCAGGCACTGGAGCAAGGAGGGGGCCTATGA